A window of Theropithecus gelada isolate Dixy chromosome 14, Tgel_1.0, whole genome shotgun sequence contains these coding sequences:
- the ZNF202 gene encoding zinc finger protein 202 gives MATAVEPEDQDLWEEEGILMVKLEDDFTCRPESVLQRDDPVLETSHQNFRRFRYQEAASPREALIRLRELCHQWLRPERRTKEQILELLVLEQFLTVLPGELQSWVRGQRPESGEEAVTLVEGLQKQPRRPRRWVTVHVHGQEVLSEETVHLEAEPESPSEPQDPVQSSTPRQSPEETTQSPDRGAPAEQRPQQEEELQSLQESEVPVPQEPDLPAERSSGDSEMVALLTALSQGLVTFKDVAVCFSQDQWSDLDPTQKEFYGEYVLEEDCGIVVSLSFPIPRPDEISQVREEEPWVPDIQEPQETQEPEILSFTYTGDRSKDEEECPEQEDLSLEDIHRPILGEPEIHQTPDWEIVFEDNLGGLNERRFGTNISQVNSFVNLRETTPIQPLLGRHHDCSVCGKSFTCNSHLVRHLRTHTGEKPYKCMECGKSYTRSSHLARHQKVHKMNAPYKYPLNRKNLEETSPLTQAERTPSVEKPYRCDDCGKHFRWTSDLVRHQRTHTGEKPFFCTICGKSFSQKSVLTTHQRIHLGGKPYLCGECGEDFSEHRRYLAHRKTHAAEELYLCSECGRCFTHSAAFAKHLRGHASVRPCRCNECGKSFSRRDHLVRHQRTHTGEKPFTCPTCGKSFSRGYHLIRHQRTHSEKTS, from the exons ATGGCTACAGCCGTGGAACCAGAGGACCAGGATCTTTGGGAAGAAGAGGGAATTCTGATGGTGAAACTGGAAGATGATTTCACCTGTAGGCCAGAGTCTGTCTTACAGAGGGATGACCCAGTGCTGGAGACCTCCCACCAGAACTTCCGGCGCTTCCGCTATCAGGAAGCCGCAAGCCCTAGAGAAGCTCTCATCAGACTCCGAGAACTTTGTCACCAGTGGCTGAGACCAGAGAGGCGGACAAAGGAGCAGATTCTAGAGCTGCTTGTACTGGAACAATTTCTTACCGTCCTGCCCGGAGAACTACAGAGCTGGGTGCGGGGCCAACGGCCAGAAAGTGGCGAGGAGGCGGTGACGCTGGTGGAGGGTTTGCAGAAACAACCCAGGAGACCAAGGCGGTGG GTGACTGTCCATGTTCACGGCCAGGAAGTCCTGTCAGAGGAGACGGTGCATTTAGAAGCGGAGCCTGAGTCACCTAGTGAGCCACAGGATCCTGTGCAAAGCTCGACCCCCCGGCAGTCTCCTGAGGAAACCACACAGAGCCCAGATCGGGGGGCACCGGCAGAGCAGCGTCCACAGCAGGAAGAGGAGCTCCAGTCCCTGCAGGAGAGCG AGGTCCCAGTGCCCCAGGAGCCAGACCTTCCCGCAGAGAGGAGCTCTGGAGACTCAGAGATGGTTGCTCTTCTTACTGCTCTATCACAG GGACTGGTAACGTTCAAGGATGTGGCCGTATGCTTTTCCCAGGACCAGTGGAGTGATCTGGACCCAACACAGAAAGAGTTCTATGGAGAATATGTCTTGGAAGAAGATTGTGGAATTGTAGTCTCTCTGT CATTTCCAATCCCCAGACCTGATGAGATCTCCCAGGTTAGAGAGGAAGAGCCTTGGGTCCCAGATATCCAAGAGCCTCAAGAGACTCAAGAGCCAGAAATCCTGAGTTTTACCTACACAG GAGATAGGAGTAAAGATGAGGAAGAGTGTCCGGAGCAGGAAGATCTGAGTTTGGAGGATATACACAGGCCTATTTTGGGAGAACCAGAAATTCACCAGACTCCAGATTGGGAAATAGTCTTCGAGGACAATCTAGGTGGACTTAATGAAAGACGATTTGGTACAAATATTTCTCAAGTGAATAGTTTTGTGAACCTTCGGGAAACTACGCCCATCCAGCCCCTGTTAGGGAGGCATCATGACTGTTCTGTGTGTGGAAAGAGCTTCACTTGTAACTCCCATCTTGTTAGACACCTGAGGACTCACAcgggagagaaaccctataaatgcATGGAGTGTGGAAAAAGTTACACACGAAGCTCACATCTTGCCAGGCACCAAAAGGTTCATAAGATGAACGCGCCTTATAAATACCCCCTAAACCGGAAGAATTTGGAAGAGACCTCCCCTTTGACCCAGGCCGAGAGAACTCCATCTGTGGAGAAGCCCTATAGATGTGATGATTGTGGAAAGCACTTCCGCTGGACTTCAGACCTTGTCAGGCATCAGAGGACACATACAGGAGAAAAACCCTTCTTTTGTACTATTTGTGGCAAAAGCTTCAGCCAGAAATCTGTGTTAACAACACACCAAAGAATCCACCTGGGAGGCAAACCCTACTTGTGTGGAGAGTGTGGCGAGGACTTCAGTGAACACAGGCGGTACCTGGCGCACCGGAAGACGCACGCTGCCGAAGAGCTCTACCTCTGCAGCGAGTGCGGGCGCTGCTTCACCCACAGCGCAGCGTTCGCCAAGCACTTGAGAGGACATGCCTCAGTGAGGCCCTGCCGATGCAACGAATGTGGGAAGAGCTTCAGTCGCAGGGACCACCTCGTCAGGCATCagagaacacacactggggagaAACCATTCACGTGCCCTACCTGTGGAAAAAGCTTCAGCAGAGGATATCACTTAATTAGACATCAGAGGACCCACTCAGAAAAGACCTCCTAG